Proteins encoded in a region of the Brevundimonas vesicularis genome:
- a CDS encoding FtsK/SpoIIIE family DNA translocase codes for MSTALVIGRQAWISARILWDAPFVVRFRGVLQALLATLLLVALVSWNPADASLNAASSLPTTNWLGANGALFADLFMQSLGLAAWPAALLLVAFGLARAVGDAIQQRLKPTPLKALAATGGVLLLSSALAALAAPAAWPLAAGLGGLWGDAVTGLAARGLGALHIPGGRIIAGLVFLVAGLWLVGFAIGLRAMDFLDALHWGKSLRAPAPPQPKPQAAREKAPAKARAPRAAPLEEPPLAPIYAEEPPQTAYDDLPPWEDDAVQPAPRPSAARPVEPRVAAVKAPKARKDDVDQQAFDFVRPEGDFDLPPLGILTKPAQRVGSVDEDSLKQNAKMLEGVLQEFGVRGVIDQIRPGPVVTLYELVPAPGVKHGRVVALADDIARSMSARACRISVVQGRNAIGIELPNAKRETVYLRDLLASAEYDKKGHLLPLALGETIGGEPYVADLARMPHLLIAGTTGSGKSVGVNAMILSILYRHSPAECRFIMIDPKMLELSVYDGIPHLLAPVVTDPKKAVVALKWTVREMEDRYRRMSKLGVRNIASYNERAREAQAKGEHFERTVQTGFDDHGRPVYESEKIRPEPLPFLVVVMDEMADLMLVAGKDVEGAVQRLAQMARAAGIHLIMATQRPSVDVITGTIKANFPTRISFQVTSKIDSRTILGEQGGEQLLGQGDMLYMAGGGRITRLHGPFVDDKEVEDVCKHLKAQAEPDYLDLITDEPDGDGDNGYDEGGGGGSGDDLYDRAVAVVTRDRKASTSYVQRRLQIGYNRAASLIERMEQEGVVSPANHAGKRDVLAGPPPMV; via the coding sequence ATGTCCACCGCCCTCGTCATCGGCCGCCAGGCCTGGATCAGCGCCCGCATCCTGTGGGACGCGCCCTTCGTGGTGCGGTTCAGGGGCGTCTTGCAGGCCCTGCTGGCGACCCTGCTGCTGGTCGCCCTGGTGTCGTGGAATCCGGCGGACGCCAGTCTGAACGCCGCCTCCAGCCTGCCGACGACCAACTGGCTGGGGGCGAACGGCGCCCTGTTCGCCGACCTGTTCATGCAATCGCTGGGTCTCGCAGCCTGGCCCGCCGCCCTGCTGCTGGTCGCCTTCGGCCTGGCGCGCGCGGTCGGCGATGCGATCCAGCAAAGGCTCAAGCCCACGCCGTTGAAAGCTCTGGCCGCGACCGGCGGGGTGCTGCTGCTGTCCAGCGCGCTCGCCGCCCTGGCCGCGCCCGCCGCCTGGCCGCTCGCCGCCGGTCTGGGCGGTCTGTGGGGCGATGCGGTGACAGGCCTGGCGGCGCGCGGTCTCGGCGCCCTGCATATCCCCGGCGGCCGCATCATTGCAGGCCTCGTCTTCCTGGTCGCTGGGCTGTGGCTGGTCGGTTTCGCCATCGGCCTGCGCGCCATGGATTTTCTGGACGCCCTGCACTGGGGCAAGTCGCTGCGCGCACCCGCGCCGCCTCAGCCGAAGCCCCAGGCCGCCCGCGAAAAGGCGCCTGCCAAGGCCCGAGCGCCCCGCGCCGCGCCACTGGAAGAGCCTCCGCTGGCCCCGATCTATGCAGAAGAGCCGCCTCAGACCGCCTATGATGACCTGCCGCCTTGGGAGGACGACGCCGTCCAGCCCGCGCCCCGCCCCTCGGCCGCCCGCCCGGTCGAGCCGCGCGTCGCCGCGGTCAAGGCGCCCAAGGCCCGCAAGGACGACGTGGACCAGCAGGCCTTCGACTTCGTGCGGCCGGAAGGCGATTTCGATCTGCCGCCGCTCGGCATCCTGACCAAGCCGGCCCAGCGCGTCGGCTCGGTGGACGAGGACTCGCTGAAACAGAACGCCAAGATGCTGGAAGGCGTGCTGCAGGAGTTCGGCGTGCGCGGCGTGATCGACCAGATCCGCCCCGGCCCTGTCGTGACGCTCTACGAACTGGTGCCCGCGCCGGGCGTGAAGCACGGCCGGGTGGTCGCCCTGGCCGACGATATCGCCCGGTCGATGTCCGCCCGCGCCTGTCGTATTTCCGTGGTCCAGGGCCGCAACGCCATTGGCATCGAACTGCCCAACGCCAAGCGCGAGACCGTGTATCTGCGCGACCTTCTGGCTAGCGCCGAATACGACAAGAAGGGTCACCTGCTGCCCCTGGCGCTTGGTGAGACCATCGGCGGAGAACCCTATGTCGCCGACCTGGCGCGGATGCCTCACCTCTTGATCGCGGGCACCACGGGCTCGGGCAAATCGGTCGGGGTCAATGCCATGATCCTGTCGATCCTGTATCGCCACAGCCCGGCCGAATGCCGCTTCATCATGATCGACCCCAAGATGCTGGAGCTGTCGGTCTATGACGGCATCCCGCACTTGCTTGCGCCGGTCGTGACCGATCCGAAGAAGGCCGTCGTCGCCCTGAAGTGGACGGTGCGCGAGATGGAGGATCGCTATCGCCGCATGTCCAAGCTGGGGGTGCGCAACATCGCCAGCTACAACGAGCGCGCCCGAGAGGCCCAGGCCAAGGGCGAGCATTTCGAACGCACGGTCCAGACCGGCTTCGACGACCACGGCCGCCCGGTCTATGAGTCCGAGAAGATCCGCCCCGAACCCCTGCCCTTCCTGGTCGTGGTCATGGACGAGATGGCCGACCTGATGTTGGTCGCCGGCAAGGACGTCGAGGGCGCGGTTCAGCGTCTGGCCCAGATGGCCCGCGCCGCCGGCATTCACCTGATCATGGCGACCCAGCGCCCGTCGGTGGACGTCATCACCGGCACCATCAAGGCCAACTTCCCGACCCGGATCTCCTTCCAGGTCACGTCCAAGATCGACAGCCGCACCATCCTGGGCGAGCAGGGCGGCGAGCAGCTGCTGGGCCAGGGCGACATGCTCTACATGGCCGGCGGCGGGCGGATCACCCGCCTGCACGGCCCGTTCGTCGACGACAAGGAAGTCGAGGACGTCTGCAAACACCTGAAGGCGCAGGCCGAGCCCGACTATCTGGATCTGATCACCGACGAGCCGGACGGCGACGGCGACAACGGCTATGACGAAGGCGGCGGCGGAGGCTCGGGCGACGACCTGTACGATCGCGCCGTCGCCGTGGTCACCCGCGACCGCAAGGCCTCGACCAGCTACGTCCAGCGCCGACTGCAGATCGGCTACAACCGCGCCGCCTCCCTGATCGAGCGAATGGAGCAGGAAGGCGTGGTCAGCCCCGCCAACCACGCGGGCAAGCGCGACGTCCTGGCCGGCCCGCCGCCGATGGTGTGA